In one Culex quinquefasciatus strain JHB chromosome 2, VPISU_Cqui_1.0_pri_paternal, whole genome shotgun sequence genomic region, the following are encoded:
- the LOC119766470 gene encoding uncharacterized protein LOC119766470, with the protein MKLAIIVGCPIIMKVVAMTEEEKIFEKLSVKCPPSFWCRDQDILAHPVPSRTHNVGGLRLDNLTSGRDHEAAHFLHLSVAALLVHRACREEVGVADFDKYKASFPRGTSLVHSSTCAVPEAAVMSAAEKKIRQCETRLKVMNEALARLNVFLDSYAEEQKSEVPLRLGRLEKTFETFESLMAQYEQMDDTDLFEKGCLQQRASMEEMYFRCKARLLEKMPPEEPRPPAPSSEASRPAQFAGLSNVKLPTITLPEFDGDYSKWLTFHDTFLSLIHSSSEISCVQKFHYLRSSLLGEAAGKIANVEISAQGYAIAWETLTKYYNDKNLLRKKHIRTLLKYPKIPNDSVEALHRIVDDFQCHTQILKQLGEPVEQMSSILMELLEDKLDDASLSAWEESIGQKEERPTFNAMIEFLQRRARVRETIQINRPQQVAPKSGSHNSAPKKPFQTRVCLNAAVESPPKTFPLCPACDKQKHSIMDCAAFNSMNVSERLRVVTDKRLCSNCFRSDHFARNCRSKYHCKQCNKRHHSMIHPGPGSQDTNPVVATPALNPAPVNAATKSSSASVLLSTVVLAVLDSYGKEHLARALLDTGSQPNVMSEHLCQQLHLFRKVANVPISGVDSTITNAKHMVRTEVRSRVSRFEETLDFLVLRKVTCETPPVTIPIAQWKIPEHLALADPEFNVSRKVDMIIGAAHFYSFLLEGRIRLAGPVPLLVESVFGWIATGSVEVSNEAEQQPTVSCHVATVESVDKMLERFWALEEVGVLNYSVDEHKCEAYFKETVARDESGRYVVKLPKHPDFQQMIGASKTNAVRRFRWLEQKLEKQPELKPQYHEFMQEYLNLGHMHAVPDDAEDESSRACYLPHHPVIKEQSSTTKVRVVFDGSAKTSAGHSLNDALLVGPVVQDELLDTVLRFRKFPIALVADIEKMYRQVAVHPEDRPYQRIVWRFDPEQPITTYELATVTYGLAPSSFLATRTLLQLADDEGAQFPQASAAIKKHMYVDDFIGGAYTVDDAILLRSDLCKLLLKGGFQLRKWCSNSLAVLADIPSELLGTQSSLQFDPEETIKTLGISWEPEADVFRFVVSVVWDLSPTKRNILSVIAQLYDPLGLIAPVVVLAKIVLQELWYLALEWDALVPPDLRTRWFDFCEGLSHLTNFRIDRYAFARKCCYAELHFFSDASEVAYGAVAYVRSESPDGKIKVSLLTSKSKVAPLKKRSIPRLELCAFFLAAQMYVRVVEALDVKFQDVYFWTDSEVVLQWLKSAPRRWKPFVANRISEIQLITHGAKCLHVAGLENPADLVSRGMPAEKLVNSPKWKFGASWLGKHKPLWPPQRDLKGALPIEEQKEKPVLVVQTAPPNRVFTIFFSYRRMLNAVGLALRFASNFRKPGKRNTDRVLSVVELEAAKVALVKIVQAETFPEELKLLRKGRPIAPKSPLRLLNPFLDQAGVIRVGGRLCLSDEPYAVKHPMVIPGFHPFTRLMLTFYHLKVIHGGITMTLASVRDEFWPLNGRRAVRNAIRRCYRCCRANPQPIQQPIGQLPVARVTANEAFTCTGVDFCGPLYLKPTHRRAASRKCYVAVFICLSTKAVHLELVNDLSTAAFLMALTRFTWRRSKPSHIYSDNGTNFIGAKNVLHKLYQMLQPGPESDKIAKHLANDGIQWHLIPPRAPNFGGLWEAAVKVAKKHLVRQLGNSLLSFEELTTVLTAIEGCMNSRPLTRLSEDPNDLSALTPAHFLVKNMIRPLPEPDVRDVPLNRLNQYQRIQAYSQRFWHRWRNEYLKELQTQFSNNPRRYNLDVGSVVIIKDELLPPARWPLARVLEVHPGPDGVTRVATLRTAGGILKRAVSKICPLECADEAEDENGKQFPPVINHPSPLVLTANPSRSAQLIVNLPAQFGVCPPKVRHAEIVRLDVSHRKTNPNGDKITWPAHSPLATALTISQQHEQHQPSSSVNTRAAEAAEENGDEVPRAPHFSLSPHVTRRSTRTKSRRSLVPAGVNPKAGASCPVANADSRGTGNRLNRPEPPRKAESRIPVSCSSADGHVSSLS; encoded by the exons AAGTGTCCCCCATCATTTTGGTGCCGTGACCAGGATATCCTGGCGCACCCCGTCCCGTCCCGAACACACAACGTAGGAGGTTTGAGGTTAGATAACCTCACGTCGGGCCGCGATCACGAGGCCGCACATTTTTTGCACCTGTCGGTTGCTGCACTGTTAGTGCACCGTGCCTGCCGCGAGGAAGTTGGAGTGGCTGATTTTGATAAATACAAGGCCTCTTTCCCAAGAGGTACCAG CCTCGTCCATTCGTCCACGTGTGCCGTTCCGGAAGCTGCCGTGATGTCGGCGGCTGAAAAGAAGATCCGCCAATGTGAGACGCGGCTGAAGGTGATGAACGAGGCACTCGCGCGATTGAACGTGTTTCTGGACAGCTACGCGGAAGAGCAGAAAAGTGAAGTTCCCCTCCGGTTGGGTAGACTGGAGAAAACATTCGAGACGTTCGAGAGCCTGATGGCGCAGTACGAGCAGATGGACGACACCGACTTGTTCGAGAAGGGCTGCCTCCAGCAACGTGCGTCCATGGAGGAGATGTACTTCAGGTGCAAAGCCCGTTTGCTCGAGAAGATGCCCCCTGAGGAACCACGACCCCCCGCCCCGAGCTCAGAAGCGAGCCGCCCTGCTCAGTTTGCTGGCCTGTCGAACGTCAAGCTCCCGACGATCACCCTCCCCGAGTTCGACGGCGACTACAGCAAGTGGCTCACGTTCCACGACACGTTCCTCTCCCTGATCCACTCGTCGAGTGAGATTTCGTGCGTGCAGAAGTTCCACTACCTGCGGTCTTCACTTCTGGGAGAAGCTGCTGGCAAGATCGCTAACGTGGAAATCTCCGCGCAGGGCTACGCCATCGCTTGGGAGACCCTCACCAAGTACTACAACGACAAGAATCTCCTGCGGAAGAAGCACATCCGTACGTTGTTGAAGTACCCCAAGATCCCCAACGACTCCGTCGAAGCGCTGCACCGGATCGTCGACGATTTCCAGTGCCACACGCAGATCCTGAAGCAGCTTGGAGAACCCGTCGAGCAGATGAGTTCGATCCTGATGGAGCTGCTGGAGGACAAGTTGGACGACGCTTCGCTGAGTGCGTGGGAGGAATCGATCGGACAGAAGGAGGAGCGGCCAACTTTCAACGCGATGATCGAGTTCCTGCAGCGGCGCGCACGCGTTCGGGAGACGATCCAGATCAACCGCCCGCAGCAGGTCGCGCCGAAGTCTGGAAGCCACAACTCCGCGCCCAAGAAGCCGTTCCAAACCCGCGTCTGCTTGAACGCCGCCGTAGAATCCCCGCCCAAAACTTTCCCGTTGTGTCCCGCCTGCGACAAACAGAAGCACTCGATCATGGACTGCGCTGCGTTCAACAGCATGAACGTTTCGGAGCGCTTGAGAGTGGTCACGGACAAGAGGCTATGCAGCAACTGCTTCCGAAGCGACCACTTTGCGCGAAACTGTCGCTCGAAGTACCACTGCAAGCAATGCAACAAGCGCCACCACTCGATGATCCATCCCGGCCCTGGATCGCAGGACACAAACCCCGTCGTAGCCACCCCCGCACTTAACCCCGCTCCCGTGAACGCCGCAACAAAGTCGAGCAGCGCCAGCGTGCTGCTGTCGACCGTGGTGCTCGCTGTTTTGGACAGCTACGGCAAAGAACACCTCGCCCGTGCCCTGCTGGATACCGGATCCCAGCCCAACGTGATGAGCGAACACCTGTGCCAGCAACTTCACCTGTTCCGCAAGGTTGCGAACGTCCCCATCTCTGGTGTTGACAGCACGATCACGAACGCCAAGCACATGGTCCGCACCGAGGTCAGATCCCGTGTCAGCCGTTTCGAGGAGACTCTGGACTTTCTCGTGCTCCGCAAGGTGACCTGTGAGACGCCGCCCGTTACCATTCCGATCGCCCAGTGGAAGATTCCGGAGCACCTGGCACTTGCTGATCCGGAGTTCAACGTGTCGCGCAAGGTCGACATGATCATCGGAGCTGCTCACTTCTACTCGTTCCTGCTCGAAGGCCGGATCCGTCTGGCTGGCCCAGTCCCCCTGCTTGTCGAGTCCGTGTTTGGATGGATTGCGACGGGCTCAGTAGAGGTCAGCAACGAAGCGGAGCAGCAACCTACGGTGTCCTGTCATGTGGCGACAGTGGAATCCGTGGACAAGATGCTGGAGCGGTTCTGGGCTCTCGAGGAGGTCGGCGTTTTGAACTACTCGGTCGACGAACACAAATGCGAAGCCTACTTCAAGGAGACGGTTGCGCGCGACGAGAGCGGACGGTACGTGGTCAAGCTGCCGAAACACCCCGACTTCCAGCAGATGATCGGCGCGTCGAAGACGAACGCTGTCCGCAGATTCCGGTGGCTGGAGCAGAAGCTGGAGAAACAACCCGAACTCAAGCCGCAGTACCACGAGTTCATGCAGGAGTACCTGAACCTGGGCCACATGCACGCGGTTCCCGACGACGCCGAAGACGAAAGTTCCCGCGCCTGCTATTTGCCCCACCATCCCGTGATCAAGGAACAGAGCTCGACGACGAAAGTGCGCGTTGTGTTCGACGGCTCCGCCAAGACCAGCGCGGGACATTCCCTCAACGATGCGCTTCTAGTCGGACCCGTGGTGCAGGACGAGCTCCTGGACACTGTGCTGCGCTTCCGGAAGTTCCCCATCGCCCTAGTAGCCGACATCGAGAAAATGTACCGCCAGGTGGCGGTGCACCCTGAAGACCGTCCGTACCAGCGGATCGTTTGGAGGTTCGATCCGGAGCAACCCATCACCACGTACGAGCTGGCCACGGTGACGTACGGTTTGGCACCATCGTCATTCTTGGCCACGAGAACTTTGCTTCAGCTGGCAGACGACGAAGGCGCGCAGTTCCCCCAGGCCAGCGCGGCCATCAAGAAGCACATGTACGTGGACGACTTCATCGGCGGAGCGTACACCGTAGACGACGCGATACTGCTGCGCTCCGATCTCTGCAAGCTGCTGCTGAAGGGAGGATTCCAGCTGCGTAAGTGGTGTTCCAACTCGCTCGCCGTCCTGGCGGACATTCCCAGCGAGCTCCTTGGAACGCAGTCGTCGTTGCAGTTCGACCCCGAAGAAACGATCAAAACCCTTGGCATCAGCTGGGAGCCCGAAGCGGACGTGTTCCGGTTCGTTGTCTCGGTCGTCTGGGACCTGTCCCCCACCAAGCGCAACATCCTCTCCGTAATCGCCCAGCTGTACGACCCCCTCGGTCTGATCGCTCCCGTCGTCGTACTCGCCAAGATCGTCCTGCAGGAGCTGTGGTACTTGGCACTGGAGTGGGACGCGTTGGTCCCCCCGGATTTGCGCACAAGATGGTTCGACTTTTGCGAAGGGCTCTCGCACCTGACCAACTTCCGCATCGACCGTTACGCCTTCGCCCGCAAATGCTGCTACGCCGAGCTCCATTTCTTCTCGGATGCGTCCGAGGTGGCCTACGGAGCAGTCGCCTACGTGCGCTCGGAGTCGCCGGACGGCAAGATCAAGGTGAGCTTGCTGACATCGAAGTCGAAGGTGGCCCCCCTCAAGAAACGAAGCATACCCCGCCTGGAACTTTGCGCGTTCTTTCTCGCTGCGCAAATGTACGTGAGAGTCGTCGAAGCCCTGGACGTCAAGTTTCAAGACGTCTACTTCTGGACCGACTCGGAGGTGGTTCTGCAGTGGCTGAAGTCGGCGCCCCGAAGGTGGAAACCCTTTGTCGCGAATCGCATCTCGGAGATCCAGCTCATCACCCACGGCGCAAAGTGCCTGCACGTCGCCGGATTGGAGAACCCTGCGGATCTGGTGTCCCGCGGGATGCCAGCGGAGAAGCTCGTCAACAGCCCCAAGTGGAAGTTCGGTGCCTCCTGGTTGGGCAAGCACAAGCCGTTGTGGCCCCCGCAGCGCGACCTCAAAGGTGCGCTCCCCATCGAAGAGCAGAAGGAGAAACCCGTTCTGGTTGTACAAACCGCCCCGCCCAACCGTGTCTTCACCATCTTCTTCTCGTACCGACGCATGCTGAACGCAGTGGGACTCGCCTTGCGTTTTGCGTCCAACTTTCGCAAGCCCGGCAAGCGGAACACGGACCGAGTTCTGTCGGTCGTCGAGCTGGAAGCCGCCAAGGTCGCACTCGTCAAGATCGTCCAAGCCGAGACGTTCCCGGAGGAGCTCAAGCTGCTGCGGAAAGGCCGACCTATCGCACCAAAATCCCCTCTGCGCCTGCTCAACCCATTCTTGGATCAAGCTGGTGTGATACGCGTTGGTGGCCGGTTGTGCCTTTCCGACGAGCCGTACGCAGTGAAGCACCCGATGGTCATCCCTGGCTTCCACCCATTCACGCGGCTGATGCTGACGTTCTACCACTTGAAGGTGATCCACGGTGGCATCACAATGACCCTCGCCAGCGTCCGAGATGAGTTCTGGCCGTTGAACGGCCGCCGCGCGGTGCGCAACGCGATCCGCCGCTGTTACAGATGCTGTCGAGCGAACCCCCAACCCATCCAGCAGCCGATCGGTCAGCTGCCCGTCGCCAGAGTCACCGCCAACGAAGCTTTCACCTGCACCGGCGTCGATTTCTGCGGGCCGCTGTATTTGAAACCAACGCACCGTCGCGCCGCGTCCCGCAAGTGCTACGTCGCCGTCTTCATCTGCCTGAGCACGAAGGCCGTCCACCTGGAGCTTGTCAACGATCTGTCCACGGCAGCGTTCCTGATGGCTTTGACCCGGTTCACCTGGAGAAGAAGCAAGCCGAGTCACATCTATTCCGACAACGGGACCAACTTCATCGGAGCCAAGAACGTGCTTCACAAGCTGTACCAGATGCTGCAGCCGGGACCCGAAAGCGACAAGATCGCCAAGCACCTGGCGAACGACGGCATCCAGTGGCACCTGATCCCCCCACGCGCTCCTAACTTCGGCGGTCTCTGGGAGGCTGCTGTGAAGGTGGCCAAGAAGCATCTCGTCCGGCAGCTCGGAAACTCACTGCTGTCCTTCGAGGAGCTGACCACGGTGCTCACTGCGATCGAAGGCTGCATGAACTCCCGCCCCCTTACCCGACTGTCGGAGGATCCCAACGATCTGTCCGCGCTCACCCCGGCTCACTTCTTGGTCAAGAATATGATCCGCCCGCTTCCCGAGCCGGACGTGCGCGACGTACCGCTGAACCGGCTGAACCAGTACCAGCGCATCCAGGCCTACTCCCAGCGTTTTTGGCACCGCTGGCGGAACGAGTACCTGAAGGAGCTCCAGACGCAGTTCAGCAACAACCCCCGGCGCTACAATCTGGATGTCGGCTCTGTGGTCATCATCAAAGACGAACTGCTTCCACCTGCCCGCTGGCCGCTGGCCCGCGTCCTGGAAGTGCATCCCGGACCCGATGGTGTCACCCGTGTAGCCACTCTGCGAACCGCCGGAGGAATCCTGAAGCGAGCCGTTTCGAAAATCTGCCCCCTGGAGTGCGCAGACGAAGCCGAggatgaaaa TGGAAAACAATTCCCCCCGGTGATTAATCACCCATCCCCGCTAGTGCTCACCGCGAACCCGTCCCGCAGTGCCCAGCTGATCGTCAATCTTCCAGCACAGTTCGGTGTGTGCCCCCCAAAAGTGCGCCACGCTGAAATCGTCCGATTGGACGTCTCCCACCGGAAAACGAACCCGAACGGTGATAAGATCACCTGGCCCGCC CATTCGCCGTTAGCAACAGCGCTAACCATTTCGCAGCAGCACGAGCAGCACCAGCCCAGCAGCAGCGTGAACACAcgagcagcagaagcagcagagGAAAACGGAGACGAAGTTCCCCGCGCACCGCACTTCTCGTTGTCGCCGCACGTCACCAGGCGAAGCACGAGGACGAAGAGC CGGAGATCGTTAGTCCCGGCCGGAGTCAACCCTAAGGCCGGAGCTTCCTGTCCGGTTGCGAACGCTGACAGCCGCGGAACCGGGAATCGTTTAAACCGGCCCGAGCCACCCCGTAAGGCCGAGTCCCGCATTCCGGTCAGCTGTTCATCAGCTGACGGCCACGTGTCGTCCCTGAGCTGA